GCCGGTGCGGTACGCGTCCTGAATCGCCTGGGTGCCGACGATCAGGCCGTGGGTCGGGAAGTCCGGGCCCTTGACGATCTCCAGCAGTGCCTCGAGGGTGGTCGCCTCGTCGGCCTCCGGATTCTCCAGGCACCACTGCACCGCCGCGCCGATCTCGCGCAGGTTGTGCGGCGGGATCTTGGTGGCCATGCCGACCGCGATGCCCTCGGAGCCGTTGACCAGCAGGTTGGGGATCCGCGACGGCAGGATGGTGGGCTCCTTGGCCCGGCCGTCGTAGTTGTCCTGGAGGTCGACGGTGTCCTCGTCGATGTCCCGCAGCATCTCCATGGCCAACGGGTCGAGCTTGCACTCGGTGTACCGCATGGCCGCGGCCGGGTCGTTACCCGGCGAGCCGAAGTTGCCGTTGCCGTCGACCAGCGGGTAGCGCAGCGACCAGGGCTGCGCCATGCGGACCAGCGCGTCGTAGATGGCCGAGTCGCCGTGCGGGTGGAACTGACCCATCACGTCGCCGACGACGCGGGAGCACTTCACGTAGCCCCGGTCCGGCCGGTAGCCGGAGTCGAACATCGCGTAGAGGATCTTGCGGTGGACCGGCTTGAGCCCGTCCCGGACGTCCGGCAGCGCCCGCCCGACGATGACGCTCATCGCGTAGTCGAGGTAGGAGCGCTGCATCTCCACCTCGAGCCCGACCGGTTCGATCCGGTCGTGCGCGACCACGGCGCCGGCGGTCTCGGGGACCTCGGGCTCGTTCGGTGTGGACTCGGGGGAATCGGTCACTGTTTACCCTTATCAGACTCAGAGTCGTTTTCGTGCTGTGGATAACCGCTGTGGATAGCGGCCAAGCTGTGGATAACTCTGTGGATCGGCGGGTCGGTCGGTGTGCCCGGCCGACCCGCCGCCGACCGTCAGATGTCCAGGAAGCGGACGTCCTTTGCGTTGCGCTGGATGAACGACCGGCGCGCCTCGACGTCCTCACCCATCAGAACGCTGAACAACTCGTCCGCGGTTGCCGCGTCGTCGAGAGTGACCTGCCGGAGCGTGCGGGTCGCCGGGTTCATCGTGGTCTCCCACAGCTCGGGATAGTTCATCTCACCGAGACCCTTGAACCGCTGGATGTCGTCCGGCTTGGCGTTCGGCTTCTTCTGCTGGCGCAGCGCGATCAGCCCGTCGCGCTCCCGGTCGGAGTACGCGTACTGCGCGTCGTCGCCCTTCTTGTTCCACTTGATCTTGTAGAGCGGCGGGGCGGCCAGGTAGACGTGCCCCAGCTCGACCAGCGGACGCATGAAGCGGAACAGCAGGGTGAGCAGCAGCGTCTGGATGTGCTGGCCGTCGACGTCCGCGTCGGCCATCAGCACGATCTTGTGGTAGCGCAGCTTCTCGATGTCGAAGTCGTCGTGGATGCCGGTGCCCAGCGCGGTGATGAGCGCCTGGACCTCGTTGTTCTTCAGCACCCGGTCGATCCGGGCCTTCTCCACGTTGAGGATCTTGCCGCGGATCGGCAGGATCGCCTGCGTACGCGGGTCGCGCCCCTGCTTCGCCGAGCCACCCGCCGAGTCACCCTCGACGATGAAGACCTCGGACTCCCGCGGGTCGGTCGACTGGCAGTCGGCCAGCTTGCCCGGCATCGAGCCGGACTCCAGCAGCGACTTGCGCCGGGCCAGCTTGCGCGCCTGCTGCGCGGCGATCCGGGCCCGGGCCGCCTGGGAGGCCTTCTGGATAATCGTCTTGGCCTCGGCCGGGTTGCGGTCGAACCAGTCCACCAGCCACTCGTTGCAGACGCGCTGCACGAAGCTCTTCACCGGGGTGTTGCCGAGCTTCGTCTTGGTCTGACCCTCGAACTGCGGGTTGGCCAGCTTCACCGAGATGATCGCCGCCAGGCCCTCGCGGATGTCCTCGCCGGAGAGCTTCTCGTCGCCCTTGAGCAGCTTCTTCTCGGTGCCGTACCGGTTGACCACGCTGGTCAGCGCCGCGCGGAA
This genomic stretch from Micromonospora krabiensis harbors:
- the gyrB gene encoding DNA topoisomerase (ATP-hydrolyzing) subunit B, with translation MSAQENQQYGAESITVLEGLEAVRKRPGMYIGSTGERGLHHLVWEVVDNAVDEALAGYCDTIDVVLLADGGVRVTDNGRGFPVDLHPKLKKPGVEVALTVLHAGGKFDGKAYAVSGGLHGVGVSVVNALSTKMAVEIQKDGFYWRQSYTNSKPGPLEKGEPTERSGSAVSFWPDAAVFETVDFDFQTIYRRLQEMAFLNRGLTIHLLDERSADEEGKPREVTFLYKGGIADFVRHLNASKNPIHRTVVEFGAEEEGMSVEIAMQWNESYGESVYTFANTINTHEGGTHEEGFRAALTSVVNRYGTEKKLLKGDEKLSGEDIREGLAAIISVKLANPQFEGQTKTKLGNTPVKSFVQRVCNEWLVDWFDRNPAEAKTIIQKASQAARARIAAQQARKLARRKSLLESGSMPGKLADCQSTDPRESEVFIVEGDSAGGSAKQGRDPRTQAILPIRGKILNVEKARIDRVLKNNEVQALITALGTGIHDDFDIEKLRYHKIVLMADADVDGQHIQTLLLTLLFRFMRPLVELGHVYLAAPPLYKIKWNKKGDDAQYAYSDRERDGLIALRQQKKPNAKPDDIQRFKGLGEMNYPELWETTMNPATRTLRQVTLDDAATADELFSVLMGEDVEARRSFIQRNAKDVRFLDI